The Ralstonia sp. RRA DNA segment ACGCCGAAGGGGGTCTGGTCGCGCAGGCAGGTGCGGACCATATCCATATAGCGGGCTTCGAAAATACGCAGCGGGAGAAGACCGCCGGGAAACAGCACCGTGTGCAGCGGAAACAGCGACAGCTCGGTGGGCAGCGGCGGCAGCGGCGAGAACGGCGAGAGAGCGATGTCTTCTTGCATGAGCGAGTGGAGCGGACGGCGGCAAGACTTTCGCGTGGCGCCGCGCAAGCCGTATCCGTACATCCTGCGGGGCTGGCCCGGCGCGCATGGCGCGCGGTTCAGCCCTCTACGGCCAATTCGCGGTGGCGGACCAACACATTACCATGCGCGCGGAAGTACGTGGCGAGCCGCTCGGCGATATACACCGAACGATGCTGTCCGCCCGTGCAGCCGATCGCCACCGTCAGGTAGCTGCGGTTGTCGGCAATGAAACTCGGCAGCCACTTTTCGACGTACGCGCGGATGTCTTCGGCCATGGCCAGCACCATCGGCTGGCTTTGCAGGAAGTCGATGACGGGTTGGTCGCGGCCGGTCAGTGGGCGCAACTGGGTGTCGTAGTACGGGTTCGGCAGCGAGCGCACGTCGAAGACAAGGTCGGCATCTGTCGGCACGCCGTGCTTGAAACCGAACGATTCGAACATCAGCGTGATGTCGTGCGGTTCGTCGCTGATGAATTCCTTGATGTACGCGCGCAGGGCGTTGGTGCGCAGCGTGCTGGTGTCGATGCGATGTGCAGGGTCGGCCAGCGGGCTGAGCAACTCGCGCTCCATCTCGATGGCTTCGATGAGCGACGTGTCAGCGTCTTTCGGCGCTTGCGGCGGCTCAGCGTTCGCATGCGCAGATGCGGGGCGACCGTTGCGGATGGAGAGCGGGTGGCGACGGCGCGTTTCTGAATACCGTTGCACCAATGCGTTCGTGCTGGCGGTCAGGAACAGCATGCGCACGTCGTGTTCCTTGCGCAGCGTCGTGATGGTCTCAGGCACCTTGCGCAGCGATTCGCGGCTGCGGATGTCGGTGGCAACGCCCAGGTGCGTGTAGCCCTGGTCCGCCAGATAGCGCGCCAGTTCGGGAATGAACTGCGCGGGCAGGTTGTCGACGCAGTAGTAGCCTGCGTCTTCGAGCACGTTCAGGGCGACCGATTTCCCTGAACCCGACATACCGGTGATGAGAATGATCCGCATGCCTCGAGGATAGCATCCCTGTGTTGCAAAGCAGCGACCAATAAAAAAGGCGACCGCGCCGGCCGCCTTTTTAGCGCGAAGCTAAGCGGATGCTCAGCCCTTCGAGAGGCACTCTTTCTGGGCGTTCTTGAAGTCGTCGCCCTTCTTGCCCTTGTTGGCCTTGGAGCAGGCAGCCATCTTTTGTTGCTGGGTCATCGGCGCGGCGGCAGCTGCAGGCTTGTCCGACAGGCAGCCCTTCATGAACGCCTTACGCTCATCGCCCTTCTTGCCGGCGGCGTCCATGTTGCATTGCTTCATCTTGTCCTGCTGCGAATTCTTGGCTGCCGGGGCGGCTGCAGGTGTGGCCGGAGCAGCAGCGGCCGGTGCGCTGCCTTGGGCGAACGCCTGGCCGGCCAGGAACGGGAGCGCCAGGGCGCAAGCGGCAATCAGTTGTTTCATCGTCGTGTTCTCCTTGGGTACCGTCAGAAGAGCGGGCGGAGATAAGCCGCCGCGCTCGCGATGAACGCCGCCGCGTGCGTGCCCGGCGCATTCCCCTCCACAACGGGGCGGGTGCATGTCGGGTTGACGTTTCTCGACAAAACTAGGGTAAAACCCCTCGAATTGCGAAGCTTTGTAACGACTTTGTTAAAGCAACCGGCCCTGGGGCGAATGCGACGCCGCTTCAGCCTGCATGGCGGCGCGCTGGCGGTCCATGAAATCGCGCAGCGTGTCGATGCCGCGCAGGCGCAGGATGGTGTTGCGCACGGCGGCCTCGACCAGCACAGCCAAGTTGCGGCCGGCCGCCACCTGAATCTTTACCATGTGGATCGGCAAGCCGAGCACATCGAGGTATTGCGAATCCAGCGGCAGTCGCTCGAACTCGCCGTCGTTGCGGCGCACGAGCTGCACGATTAGCTTGATCTTCATCTTCCGGCGCACGGCCGTCTCACCGAAGATCGTCTTGATGTCGAGCAGGCCCAGGCCGCGCACTTCCAGCAGGTTCTGCAGCAGAGGCGGGCAGCGGCCCTCGATGAAATCCGGCCCCAGGCGCACGAAGTCGACCGCATCGTCGGCCACCAGGCCGTGACCACGCGAAATCAGCTCTAGGCCGAGCTCGCTCTTGCCCAGGCCCGAGTCGCCCATGATGAGCACGCCCATGCCGAGGATGTCGAGAAACACCCCGTGCATCGTCACGCGCGGCGCCGAGATGCGCGACAGGTACAGGCGCAGGTGGTCAATGACGGCCGCCGAGGAAATCGGCGACGTGAACAGCGGCGTGGACGAGCGCGTGCAACGCAGTTCCAGATCGGGCGGCGGATCCACGCCATCTGCCACCACCAGGAAGGGCGGTTCTAGCAGGATCAGCTCACCCATCTGGCGCTTGCGGTTTTCTTCCGACAAGCGCTGGTAGTAGGTGATCTCGGGCTTGCCGAGCACCTGGATGCGGTTCGGGTGGATGAGGTTCAAGTGCCCGACCAGGTCTGCTGCTGACGTGGCCTCCTTGGCGAAATCCACATCGAACGCGCGGTCTGCGCCTTCCAGGCCAGCGACCCACGACAGCTTCAGGTCAGCTGCGTTGTCGTCGAAGATCGATTGGGCGGTGACGCCAGTCAGTTCCATAGCAGGGCGCGGTGATGCCGCTGGGCGGTGCGCATTCGCAATCGGTTGCGTTGCTGCACCGATTGCGCCGCGCTCAGGGTCGCCAGTCGGTCAATAGCTGGTGAATCGCCTCGGGCGACGGCAGGGTGGCGAGGCCTTCGCGCATGTCGCGATCGGACAGCAGTTGGGCTATTTCGGAGAGGATCTCCAGATGCTGCTGAGTGGCCTGTTCCGGCACCAGCAGGAAGATCAGTAGCGAGACAGGCTTGCCGTCGGGCGACTCGAACGGCACCGGCTCGGCCAAGCGCATGAATGCTGCCAGGGGTTGCTTGAGCCCCTTGATACGGCCGTGCGGGATGGCCACGCCGGCACCCAGCCCAGTGGAGCCGAGCGATTCGCGCGCGAACAGGTTGTCAGTGACGACCGCGCGGGCGACGCCGTGGTTATTTTCGAACAGCAGACCGGCCTGTTCAAAGACCCGCTTTTTGCTGGTTACGCTGACGTCGAGGGCAATATTCCCGGGCGGCAGCAGTTTGGCCAAGCGATTCATGTGCAATGCGTGAAATGAGCGGCGTCCTTCTGCACCAAAATAGCGCGGACAATCGGGTCATTATAGACCACGTGCCGCGCGGCTTTGTGCGACGCACCAGCGGTGTGCCGCGCAGGACAGAAGGCGAATCCCCCAAGGCTGCGATTCAGTCGGTGCAGGCAAATGGCGCCTGAGCATCGACCCTGTTGTTGCCAGCATGGCGGCAAAACCCACGCCACGCCCGGCATTCATACTTTCGTCAGATTTTAGCCTGACTTAATTCGGATGCAATCGGATTCGTCAGGAATGCACCACGGCATAAAAAAACCGCGCCATCTGAGGGCGCGGTCTTTTGCGGTGCGGGGTGCTATTGCTGCATCTGCACGGCCTGGAAGGCCTCGTGCTTTACGCTGTTGCGGTCGTGGCTTTGCACGCGGTCCTTGTGCTTGATCACTTGCCTGTCCAGCTTATCGACGAGTAGGTCGATGGCCGCATAAAGATCTTCATGGTGTGATTCGACGAAGACGTCCTTGCCCTTGAGGTGCAGGTTAACTTCTGCGTACTGGCGACGATCCTTCTCC contains these protein-coding regions:
- the raiA gene encoding ribosome-associated translation inhibitor RaiA; translated protein: MNFKLSGHHLDITPPLREYVETKLERVIRHFDQVIGVSVLLSVDNHKEKDRRQYAEVNLHLKGKDVFVESHHEDLYAAIDLLVDKLDRQVIKHKDRVQSHDRNSVKHEAFQAVQMQQ
- the ptsN gene encoding PTS IIA-like nitrogen regulatory protein PtsN, with product MNRLAKLLPPGNIALDVSVTSKKRVFEQAGLLFENNHGVARAVVTDNLFARESLGSTGLGAGVAIPHGRIKGLKQPLAAFMRLAEPVPFESPDGKPVSLLIFLLVPEQATQQHLEILSEIAQLLSDRDMREGLATLPSPEAIHQLLTDWRP
- the rapZ gene encoding RNase adapter RapZ — translated: MRIILITGMSGSGKSVALNVLEDAGYYCVDNLPAQFIPELARYLADQGYTHLGVATDIRSRESLRKVPETITTLRKEHDVRMLFLTASTNALVQRYSETRRRHPLSIRNGRPASAHANAEPPQAPKDADTSLIEAIEMERELLSPLADPAHRIDTSTLRTNALRAYIKEFISDEPHDITLMFESFGFKHGVPTDADLVFDVRSLPNPYYDTQLRPLTGRDQPVIDFLQSQPMVLAMAEDIRAYVEKWLPSFIADNRSYLTVAIGCTGGQHRSVYIAERLATYFRAHGNVLVRHRELAVEG
- a CDS encoding PsiF family protein, with the translated sequence MKQLIAACALALPFLAGQAFAQGSAPAAAAPATPAAAPAAKNSQQDKMKQCNMDAAGKKGDERKAFMKGCLSDKPAAAAAPMTQQQKMAACSKANKGKKGDDFKNAQKECLSKG
- the hprK gene encoding HPr(Ser) kinase/phosphatase codes for the protein MELTGVTAQSIFDDNAADLKLSWVAGLEGADRAFDVDFAKEATSAADLVGHLNLIHPNRIQVLGKPEITYYQRLSEENRKRQMGELILLEPPFLVVADGVDPPPDLELRCTRSSTPLFTSPISSAAVIDHLRLYLSRISAPRVTMHGVFLDILGMGVLIMGDSGLGKSELGLELISRGHGLVADDAVDFVRLGPDFIEGRCPPLLQNLLEVRGLGLLDIKTIFGETAVRRKMKIKLIVQLVRRNDGEFERLPLDSQYLDVLGLPIHMVKIQVAAGRNLAVLVEAAVRNTILRLRGIDTLRDFMDRQRAAMQAEAASHSPQGRLL